From a region of the Tamandua tetradactyla isolate mTamTet1 chromosome 10, mTamTet1.pri, whole genome shotgun sequence genome:
- the LOC143647667 gene encoding olfactory receptor 5K1-like — translation MTEVNHSMTTEFILTGFTDRPELKSLLFVIFFAMYLITMVGNLGLVSLIYMERRLHTPMYIFLGNLALMDACCSCAITPKMLGNFFSEDRMISLYECMAQFYFLCLAETTDCFLLAAMAYDRYVAICSPLQYHTKMSKKLCIQMLTGAYIAGNLHPMIHVGLLFRLTFCGSHQINHFFCDVFPLYSLSCVDPYINELMLLIFAGSIQVFTITIVVITYLCILYTIFKMKSKEGRGKALSTCASHFLSVSIFYGSLLFVYGQPSSVKEEDKDIVVAIFYTLVVPLLNPFIYSLRNKEVINVMKRIMKSKPHNILKPMRPL, via the coding sequence ATGACCGAAGTTAACCACTCAATGACAACAGAATTTATCCTCACAGGATTTACAGATCGACCAGAGCTGAAGTCCCTTCTGTTTGTGATATTCTTTGCCATGTATCTGATCACTATGGTGGGGAATCTTggtttggtttcattgatttataTGGAGCGTCGTCTTCACACACCAATGTACATCTTTCTGGGCAACCTCGCTCTGATGGATGCCTGCTGTTCTTGTGCCATTACACCCAAGATGTTAGGGAACTTCTTTTCAGAAGACAGAATGATTTCCCTTTATGAATGCAtggcacaattttattttctctgtcttgcTGAAACTACAGATTGCTTTCTTCTGGCAGCTATGGCTTATGATCGATATGTGGCAATATGTAGCCCACTGCAGTACCACACCAAGATGTCAAAGAAACTCTGCATTCAAATGCTCACAGGGGCCTACATAGCTGGAAACTTGCATCCCATGATTCATGTAGGACTACTATTTAGGTTAACATTCTGTGGTTCTCATCAAATCAATCACTTTTTTTGTGATGTTTTTCCATTATACAGTCTTTCCTGTGTTGACCCCTATATCAATGAACTGATGTTACTTATCTTTGCAGGGTCAATTCAAGTCTTTACTATTACCATAGTTGTAATCACTTATCTCTGCATCCTTTAcactattttcaaaatgaaatccaaagaaGGAAGAGGCAAAGCTTTATCGACTTGTGCATCCcactttctctctgtttcaatATTCTATGGTTCTCTTCTTTTTGTGTATGGTCAACCAAGTTCAGTtaaagaagaagataaagataTAGTTGTTGCTATTTTTTATACCCTAGTAGTTCCTTTACTGAACCCTTTTATTTATAGTCTGAGAAATAAGGAGGTAATAAatgttatgaaaagaattatgaaaagtaAACCTCATAACATTCTGAAACCAATGAGGCCCCTGTAG